Proteins co-encoded in one Hyla sarda isolate aHylSar1 chromosome 4, aHylSar1.hap1, whole genome shotgun sequence genomic window:
- the ADCK2 gene encoding uncharacterized aarF domain-containing protein kinase 2 isoform X1, translating to MSLSLRTGASYCSRICLFRRSRDLSTWRDTAVQRLRATDVKTLSRITLWCWGVRYVTTRTQCERLLHKEELGQKVLSFGPSVHPQKPPETLLKKIDFLVRVGVRTLILFCRFGPLLIIFPLTFLSWRLNSLWLCLLLKATESSGPACIKLGQWASTRRDLFSEEFCALFSKLHVKVTPHPWEYTDRCLRRAFGNDYSQGLKFTSRDPVGSGCVAQVYKAYADLSVIQNLESQSLVETMERESAYEAWEVPGLHGVFGRLRNMGRASQSSPKDRETLLFPIRGPEGDSDELVPVAVKVLHPGLAQEVKIDLLIMKTWSRLLSLIPGFRWLSLTEIVEEFEKLMTQQLDLRFEAKNLETFQQKFDKIDFIKFPTPLRPFVTRNILVETYEEGEPLSLYLQEPGSSPIKQRIAAMGVDMLLKMIFVDNFVHADLHPGNILVQGTLEFSPGHSDQTTLVDMCDTLIVDVRPGRCPLRLVLLDAGIVAELQDKDLENFRSVFTAVVLGQGETVAELILHHARANQCTDVEGFKSQMAKLVNEARENTVSLGKLQVATLLSQVFQLLMTHKVKLESNFASIIFAILVLEGLGRSLDPEIDTLEAAKPLLLKSAASLL from the exons ATGTCCCTGTCCCTGAGGACTGGAGCCTCTTACTGCTCCAGGATCTGTCTGTTCCGGAGATCTAGGGATCTGTCTACATGGAGGGACACTGCAGTGCAGAGACTGAGGGCTACAGATGTGAAGACCCTGTCCAGGATCACCTTGTGGTGCTGGGGGGTCCGATACGTCACCACCAGGACGCAGTGCGAGAGGCTGCTCCATAAGGAAGAGCTGGGCCAGAAGGTTCTGAGCTTTGGACCATCAGTCCATCCACAGAAGCCACCAGAGACCCTCCTGAAGAAGATCGACTTTCTTGTTCGTGTGGGGGTCCGCACTTTAATTCTGTTTTGCAGATTTGGCCCCCTTCTGATCATCTTCCCGCTCACCTTCCTGTCTTGGCGTCTGAATTCTCTTTGGCTTTGTCTCCTGTTGAAGGCCACAGAGTCGTCCGGACCAGCGTGTATCAAGCTTGGCCAATGGGCCAGCACTCGCCGAGACCTCTTTTCGGAGGAGTTCTGTGCTCTGTTTTCCAAGCTCCATGTTAAAGTCACTCCGCACCCCTGGGAATACACCGATCGCTGCCTGAGAAGGGCCTTTGGGAATGACTACAGTCAAGGGTTAAAGTTCACCAGTAGGGATCCTGTTGGATCTGGTTGTGTGGCCCAGGTGTATAAGGCTTACGCTGACCTATCTGTCATCCAGAACCTGGAATCCCAATCTCTAGTGGAGACTATGGAGCGGGAATCGGCATACGAAGCTTGGGAGGTACCGGGGCTTCATGGAGTTTTTGGACGACTGAGGAACATGGGACGAGCCAGTCAAAGTTCTCCGAAGGACCGAGAAACATTATTGTTCCCAATAAGAGGACCAGAGGGCGATTCAGATGAGTTAGTCCCAGTGGCGGTAAAA GTCCTGCACCCAGGTCTGGCCCAGGAGGTGAAGATAGATCTTCTCATCATGAAGACCTGGAGCCGGTTACTCAGTCTGATCCCTGGATTCAGGTGGTTGAGTCTGACGGAGATTGTGGAAGAGTTTGAAAAACTAATGACCCAACAA ctagaTCTGCGTTTTGAAGCCAAGAACTTAGAAACCTTTCAACAAAAGTTTGATAAAATCGATTTTATAAAGTTCCCCACTCCCCTGCGACCCTTTGTGACAAGGAACATCTTAGTGGAGACCTATGAG GAAGGAGAACCCTTATCTCTTTACCTGCAGGAGCCGGGCTCTTCTCCGATCAAACAACGGATAGCAGCCATGGGGGTGGACATGTTACTGAAGATG ATATTTGTGGATAACTTTGTCCACGCTGAcctccaccctggtaacatcctTGTGCAAGGAACTCTGGAGTTCTCTCCTGGGCACAGTGACCAGACCACCCTAGTGGACATGTGCGACACTCTGATTGTGGATGTCCGGCCCGGCCGGTGCCCTCTCAGGTTGGTCTTGCTGGATGCTGGAATTGTGGCTGAGCTGCAGGACAAAGATCTCGAGAACTTCCGCTCTGTCTTTACTGCTGTCGTACTAGGGCAG GGAGAGACAGTGGCTGAGCTGATCCTGCATCACGCCAGAGCCAACCAGTGTACAGACGTGGAAGGCTTCAAGTCCCAAATGGCCAAGTTGGTGAACGAGGCCCGGGAAAATACAGTATCGCTGGGGAAG CTCCAGGTTGCAACTTTGCTGTCTCAGGTTTTTCAGCTTCTCATGACACACAAG GTGAAACTGGAGAGTAACTTTGCCTCCATAATTTTTGCCATTTTGGTCTTGGAAGGACTTGGACGTTCTCTGGACCCAGAGATTGATACACTGGAGGCGGCCAAGCCTCTGCTGTTAAAGAGTGCTGCATCCCTGTTATAG
- the ADCK2 gene encoding uncharacterized aarF domain-containing protein kinase 2 isoform X2, with protein sequence MSLSLRTGASYCSRICLFRRSRDLSTWRDTAVQRLRATDVKTLSRITLWCWGVRYVTTRTQCERLLHKEELGQKVLSFGPSVHPQKPPETLLKKIDFLVRVGVRTLILFCRFGPLLIIFPLTFLSWRLNSLWLCLLLKATESSGPACIKLGQWASTRRDLFSEEFCALFSKLHVKVTPHPWEYTDRCLRRAFGNDYSQGLKFTSRDPVGSGCVAQVYKAYADLSVIQNLESQSLVETMERESAYEAWEVPGLHGVFGRLRNMGRASQSSPKDRETLLFPIRGPEGDSDELVPVAVLHPGLAQEVKIDLLIMKTWSRLLSLIPGFRWLSLTEIVEEFEKLMTQQLDLRFEAKNLETFQQKFDKIDFIKFPTPLRPFVTRNILVETYEEGEPLSLYLQEPGSSPIKQRIAAMGVDMLLKMIFVDNFVHADLHPGNILVQGTLEFSPGHSDQTTLVDMCDTLIVDVRPGRCPLRLVLLDAGIVAELQDKDLENFRSVFTAVVLGQGETVAELILHHARANQCTDVEGFKSQMAKLVNEARENTVSLGKLQVATLLSQVFQLLMTHKVKLESNFASIIFAILVLEGLGRSLDPEIDTLEAAKPLLLKSAASLL encoded by the exons ATGTCCCTGTCCCTGAGGACTGGAGCCTCTTACTGCTCCAGGATCTGTCTGTTCCGGAGATCTAGGGATCTGTCTACATGGAGGGACACTGCAGTGCAGAGACTGAGGGCTACAGATGTGAAGACCCTGTCCAGGATCACCTTGTGGTGCTGGGGGGTCCGATACGTCACCACCAGGACGCAGTGCGAGAGGCTGCTCCATAAGGAAGAGCTGGGCCAGAAGGTTCTGAGCTTTGGACCATCAGTCCATCCACAGAAGCCACCAGAGACCCTCCTGAAGAAGATCGACTTTCTTGTTCGTGTGGGGGTCCGCACTTTAATTCTGTTTTGCAGATTTGGCCCCCTTCTGATCATCTTCCCGCTCACCTTCCTGTCTTGGCGTCTGAATTCTCTTTGGCTTTGTCTCCTGTTGAAGGCCACAGAGTCGTCCGGACCAGCGTGTATCAAGCTTGGCCAATGGGCCAGCACTCGCCGAGACCTCTTTTCGGAGGAGTTCTGTGCTCTGTTTTCCAAGCTCCATGTTAAAGTCACTCCGCACCCCTGGGAATACACCGATCGCTGCCTGAGAAGGGCCTTTGGGAATGACTACAGTCAAGGGTTAAAGTTCACCAGTAGGGATCCTGTTGGATCTGGTTGTGTGGCCCAGGTGTATAAGGCTTACGCTGACCTATCTGTCATCCAGAACCTGGAATCCCAATCTCTAGTGGAGACTATGGAGCGGGAATCGGCATACGAAGCTTGGGAGGTACCGGGGCTTCATGGAGTTTTTGGACGACTGAGGAACATGGGACGAGCCAGTCAAAGTTCTCCGAAGGACCGAGAAACATTATTGTTCCCAATAAGAGGACCAGAGGGCGATTCAGATGAGTTAGTCCCAGTGGCG GTCCTGCACCCAGGTCTGGCCCAGGAGGTGAAGATAGATCTTCTCATCATGAAGACCTGGAGCCGGTTACTCAGTCTGATCCCTGGATTCAGGTGGTTGAGTCTGACGGAGATTGTGGAAGAGTTTGAAAAACTAATGACCCAACAA ctagaTCTGCGTTTTGAAGCCAAGAACTTAGAAACCTTTCAACAAAAGTTTGATAAAATCGATTTTATAAAGTTCCCCACTCCCCTGCGACCCTTTGTGACAAGGAACATCTTAGTGGAGACCTATGAG GAAGGAGAACCCTTATCTCTTTACCTGCAGGAGCCGGGCTCTTCTCCGATCAAACAACGGATAGCAGCCATGGGGGTGGACATGTTACTGAAGATG ATATTTGTGGATAACTTTGTCCACGCTGAcctccaccctggtaacatcctTGTGCAAGGAACTCTGGAGTTCTCTCCTGGGCACAGTGACCAGACCACCCTAGTGGACATGTGCGACACTCTGATTGTGGATGTCCGGCCCGGCCGGTGCCCTCTCAGGTTGGTCTTGCTGGATGCTGGAATTGTGGCTGAGCTGCAGGACAAAGATCTCGAGAACTTCCGCTCTGTCTTTACTGCTGTCGTACTAGGGCAG GGAGAGACAGTGGCTGAGCTGATCCTGCATCACGCCAGAGCCAACCAGTGTACAGACGTGGAAGGCTTCAAGTCCCAAATGGCCAAGTTGGTGAACGAGGCCCGGGAAAATACAGTATCGCTGGGGAAG CTCCAGGTTGCAACTTTGCTGTCTCAGGTTTTTCAGCTTCTCATGACACACAAG GTGAAACTGGAGAGTAACTTTGCCTCCATAATTTTTGCCATTTTGGTCTTGGAAGGACTTGGACGTTCTCTGGACCCAGAGATTGATACACTGGAGGCGGCCAAGCCTCTGCTGTTAAAGAGTGCTGCATCCCTGTTATAG
- the ADCK2 gene encoding uncharacterized aarF domain-containing protein kinase 2 isoform X3, with translation MSLSLRTGASYCSRICLFRRSRDLSTWRDTAVQRLRATDVKTLSRITLWCWGVRYVTTRTQCERLLHKEELGQKVLSFGPSVHPQKPPETLLKKIDFLVRVGVRTLILFCRFGPLLIIFPLTFLSWRLNSLWLCLLLKATESSGPACIKLGQWASTRRDLFSEEFCALFSKLHVKVTPHPWEYTDRCLRRAFGNDYSQGLKFTSRDPVGSGCVAQVYKAYADLSVIQNLESQSLVETMERESAYEAWEVPGLHGVFGRLRNMGRASQSSPKDRETLLFPIRGPEGDSDELVPVAVKVLHPGLAQEVKIDLLIMKTWSRLLSLIPGFRWLSLTEIVEEFEKLMTQQLDLRFEAKNLETFQQKFDKIDFIKFPTPLRPFVTRNILVETYEIFVDNFVHADLHPGNILVQGTLEFSPGHSDQTTLVDMCDTLIVDVRPGRCPLRLVLLDAGIVAELQDKDLENFRSVFTAVVLGQGETVAELILHHARANQCTDVEGFKSQMAKLVNEARENTVSLGKLQVATLLSQVFQLLMTHKVKLESNFASIIFAILVLEGLGRSLDPEIDTLEAAKPLLLKSAASLL, from the exons ATGTCCCTGTCCCTGAGGACTGGAGCCTCTTACTGCTCCAGGATCTGTCTGTTCCGGAGATCTAGGGATCTGTCTACATGGAGGGACACTGCAGTGCAGAGACTGAGGGCTACAGATGTGAAGACCCTGTCCAGGATCACCTTGTGGTGCTGGGGGGTCCGATACGTCACCACCAGGACGCAGTGCGAGAGGCTGCTCCATAAGGAAGAGCTGGGCCAGAAGGTTCTGAGCTTTGGACCATCAGTCCATCCACAGAAGCCACCAGAGACCCTCCTGAAGAAGATCGACTTTCTTGTTCGTGTGGGGGTCCGCACTTTAATTCTGTTTTGCAGATTTGGCCCCCTTCTGATCATCTTCCCGCTCACCTTCCTGTCTTGGCGTCTGAATTCTCTTTGGCTTTGTCTCCTGTTGAAGGCCACAGAGTCGTCCGGACCAGCGTGTATCAAGCTTGGCCAATGGGCCAGCACTCGCCGAGACCTCTTTTCGGAGGAGTTCTGTGCTCTGTTTTCCAAGCTCCATGTTAAAGTCACTCCGCACCCCTGGGAATACACCGATCGCTGCCTGAGAAGGGCCTTTGGGAATGACTACAGTCAAGGGTTAAAGTTCACCAGTAGGGATCCTGTTGGATCTGGTTGTGTGGCCCAGGTGTATAAGGCTTACGCTGACCTATCTGTCATCCAGAACCTGGAATCCCAATCTCTAGTGGAGACTATGGAGCGGGAATCGGCATACGAAGCTTGGGAGGTACCGGGGCTTCATGGAGTTTTTGGACGACTGAGGAACATGGGACGAGCCAGTCAAAGTTCTCCGAAGGACCGAGAAACATTATTGTTCCCAATAAGAGGACCAGAGGGCGATTCAGATGAGTTAGTCCCAGTGGCGGTAAAA GTCCTGCACCCAGGTCTGGCCCAGGAGGTGAAGATAGATCTTCTCATCATGAAGACCTGGAGCCGGTTACTCAGTCTGATCCCTGGATTCAGGTGGTTGAGTCTGACGGAGATTGTGGAAGAGTTTGAAAAACTAATGACCCAACAA ctagaTCTGCGTTTTGAAGCCAAGAACTTAGAAACCTTTCAACAAAAGTTTGATAAAATCGATTTTATAAAGTTCCCCACTCCCCTGCGACCCTTTGTGACAAGGAACATCTTAGTGGAGACCTATGAG ATATTTGTGGATAACTTTGTCCACGCTGAcctccaccctggtaacatcctTGTGCAAGGAACTCTGGAGTTCTCTCCTGGGCACAGTGACCAGACCACCCTAGTGGACATGTGCGACACTCTGATTGTGGATGTCCGGCCCGGCCGGTGCCCTCTCAGGTTGGTCTTGCTGGATGCTGGAATTGTGGCTGAGCTGCAGGACAAAGATCTCGAGAACTTCCGCTCTGTCTTTACTGCTGTCGTACTAGGGCAG GGAGAGACAGTGGCTGAGCTGATCCTGCATCACGCCAGAGCCAACCAGTGTACAGACGTGGAAGGCTTCAAGTCCCAAATGGCCAAGTTGGTGAACGAGGCCCGGGAAAATACAGTATCGCTGGGGAAG CTCCAGGTTGCAACTTTGCTGTCTCAGGTTTTTCAGCTTCTCATGACACACAAG GTGAAACTGGAGAGTAACTTTGCCTCCATAATTTTTGCCATTTTGGTCTTGGAAGGACTTGGACGTTCTCTGGACCCAGAGATTGATACACTGGAGGCGGCCAAGCCTCTGCTGTTAAAGAGTGCTGCATCCCTGTTATAG